A single window of Romeriopsis navalis LEGE 11480 DNA harbors:
- a CDS encoding L-threonylcarbamoyladenylate synthase, translating to MSDVTFLQLIERVTQDNALASFPTDTVPALAAIPHAADKIYATKQRSQEKPLILMAGESEALWDYLNGTSEEQAIWRSLMEQYWPGALTLVLPASSFVPIAMNPQHPGTIGIRIPNHPIARQILQQTGPLATTSANRSGQPALLEMREIAQAFPQVLQLTDTAIARLNVTAEALNSTGTPSTVAKWQGDRWAILRQGAVILPQSILQAEPRSIQ from the coding sequence ATGAGCGATGTCACCTTTCTACAGCTGATTGAACGCGTTACTCAGGACAATGCGCTCGCCAGTTTCCCGACTGACACAGTACCGGCATTAGCGGCCATCCCCCATGCCGCAGACAAAATTTATGCGACGAAACAACGCAGCCAGGAGAAACCACTCATACTCATGGCCGGCGAATCGGAAGCGCTCTGGGACTATCTCAATGGCACGTCCGAAGAACAAGCCATTTGGCGATCACTGATGGAACAATATTGGCCAGGCGCATTAACCTTAGTTTTGCCAGCGAGCTCGTTTGTCCCCATCGCAATGAATCCACAGCATCCCGGCACAATTGGGATACGCATTCCAAATCATCCGATCGCCCGCCAAATACTGCAGCAGACTGGCCCATTAGCCACAACCAGTGCGAACCGCTCCGGTCAACCAGCGTTGCTGGAGATGAGGGAGATCGCCCAAGCCTTTCCCCAAGTTTTGCAGCTTACAGATACCGCAATCGCGCGTCTCAATGTCACTGCCGAAGCTCTGAATAGTACTGGAACACCATCTACTGTGGCGAAATGGCAAGGCGATCGATGGGCAATTTTGCGCCAAGGTGCGGTAATCCTACCGCAGTCAATTCTGCAAGCCGAACCAAGATCGATACAATAG
- the clpP gene encoding ATP-dependent Clp endopeptidase proteolytic subunit ClpP, which translates to MIPTVIEQSGRGERAFDIYSRLLRERIVFLGTQVTAESANLIVAQLLFLEAEDPDKDIYLYINSPGGSVYDGMGIYDTIKQVKPDVSTVCMGFAASMGAFLLSAGTKGKRMSLPHARIMIHQPLGGAQGQAKDIEIQANEILYIKDRLNTALAEHTDQPLSKIQEDTDRDFYMSAQEAMEYGLIDQVIDRKSMPVRAV; encoded by the coding sequence ATGATTCCTACAGTTATTGAACAATCTGGTCGCGGCGAACGCGCGTTTGATATTTACTCGCGGCTCTTGCGAGAGCGCATCGTGTTTCTCGGCACCCAAGTGACCGCTGAATCGGCCAACTTGATTGTGGCGCAGCTCTTATTTCTAGAGGCCGAAGACCCGGACAAAGACATTTATCTCTACATTAATTCGCCCGGCGGCTCAGTCTATGACGGGATGGGCATCTATGACACCATCAAACAGGTGAAGCCAGACGTATCGACCGTATGTATGGGGTTTGCAGCCAGCATGGGCGCATTTCTGCTCAGCGCGGGCACCAAAGGCAAACGCATGAGCCTGCCCCACGCACGGATTATGATTCACCAACCCCTTGGCGGTGCTCAAGGTCAGGCGAAAGACATTGAGATTCAAGCCAATGAAATTCTTTACATCAAAGATCGGCTGAACACGGCTTTAGCGGAACATACCGATCAGCCCCTGAGCAAGATTCAGGAGGATACCGATCGCGATTTCTACATGTCCGCCCAGGAAGCCATGGAATATGGATTAATCGATCAAGTCATCGATCGTAAATCCATGCCGGTGCGAGCGGTGTAG